A genomic stretch from Puntigrus tetrazona isolate hp1 chromosome 6, ASM1883169v1, whole genome shotgun sequence includes:
- the smx5 gene encoding smx5: MLFYSFFKSLVGKDVVVELKNDLSICGTLHSVDQYLNIKLTDISVTDPEKYPHMLSVKNCFIRGSVVRYVQLPADEVDTQLLQDAARKEAMQQKQ; this comes from the exons ATG CTCTTCTACTCGTTCTTCAAGTCACTGGTTGGCAAAGACGTTGTGGTGGAGCTGAAAAATGACTTGAG CATTTGTGGAACATTACACTCAGTTGATCAG TATCTGAATATCAAACTGACAGATATCAGTGTCACTGATCCAGAGAAATATCCACACATG tTGTCGGTAAAGAACTGCTTTATTCGTGGATCAGTAGTGCGATATGTTCAGCTTCCTGCGGATGAAGTGGACACACAGCTGCTACAGGATGCTGCACGCAAAGAAGCTATGCAACAGAAACAATAA